The following are encoded in a window of Haloplanus vescus genomic DNA:
- a CDS encoding TATA-box-binding protein — translation MTDPKETINIENVVASTGIGQELDLQSVAMDLEGADYDPEQFPGLVYRTQEPKSAALIFRSGKIVCTGAKSTADVHESLHIVFDKLRELHIPVDDDPDIVVQNIVTSADLGRNLNLNAIAIGLGLENIEYEPEQFPGLVYRLDEPDVVALLFGSGKLVITGGKQPDDAKEAVDVIVSRLEELGLLG, via the coding sequence ATGACCGATCCCAAGGAGACGATCAACATCGAGAACGTGGTTGCTTCTACCGGTATTGGACAGGAACTCGACCTCCAGAGCGTCGCGATGGACCTCGAAGGCGCGGATTACGACCCCGAGCAGTTTCCGGGGCTGGTGTACCGAACGCAGGAGCCGAAATCCGCCGCGCTGATCTTTCGCTCCGGGAAAATCGTCTGCACGGGCGCGAAGTCGACGGCCGACGTACACGAGAGCCTCCACATCGTCTTCGACAAGCTCCGCGAACTCCACATCCCCGTCGACGACGACCCGGATATCGTCGTCCAGAACATCGTCACGAGCGCCGACTTGGGGCGCAACCTCAATCTGAACGCCATCGCCATCGGCCTCGGTCTGGAGAACATCGAGTACGAACCCGAGCAGTTCCCGGGACTGGTCTATCGACTCGACGAACCCGACGTGGTCGCACTCCTCTTTGGCTCGGGCAAGCTCGTCATCACGGGCGGGAAACAGCCCGACGACGCCAAGGAAGCGGTCGACGTCATCGTCTCTCGACTCGAAGAGCTCGGCCTCTTGGGATAG